The Agrococcus sp. SGAir0287 DNA window ACGAAGACCGAGGCGTCCGCCACCTCGTCGAGCTCGCCGAGGTCGTGGCTCGACACGAGCACGGTCGCACCCGCGTCGGCGAGGTCGCGCAGCAGGCCGCGCAGCCGCAGCCGCGACGCCGGATCGAGGCCGGCGGCGGGCTCGTCGAGCAGCAGCACGCTCGGGTGGTGCACGAGCGCGCGCGCGAGCCCGAGCCGCTGCTGCTGCCCGCGCGAGAGCACGCGGCTCGGACGGTCGGCGAGCTGCTCGAGGTCGAGCAGCGCCACGAGCTCGTCGGCGCGCTGCCGCGCGAGCCGCACCGGCATGCCGTGCAGCCTGCCGACCATGCGCAGCACGGTGCGCGGCGTGAGCGTGCGCCACGTGCCGAGCACGTCGGGCATCCAGCCGAGCACGCGACGGGCGGCGCGCGGCTCGGCGACGGGGTCGATGCCGCCGACGCGGATGCGGCCGGCGTCCGGCGCGAGGAGCGACGCGAGCATGAGCATGAGGGTCGTCTTGCCGGCGCCGTTCGGCCCGATGAGCGCCGTGACGCTGCCCGGGGCGGCCGAGAACGTCATCGACCGCACGGCGTGCACGGACCCGAACGCGCGACGCACGTCGACCACGTCGATGCCGGCCGGGCGCGGCGACGCGCCGGGCGCTGCGCCGGGCATCTGCGCCGCAGCGGGGTGCGTCGATGCCGGCGCCATGGGCGCCGGCGGCGTGCCGTCGGGCGCGAGCCACCTCGGCTCGGCGGCGACGCCTGCCCCAGCGGCGTGCGGCGGTCGCGCATGCTGGCCGGGTGCGGCGGGGCGCTCGAAGCGGCGGTCGTGGGCGTCGTGCTCGGTCGCGGGCGGTGCCGGCTGCGCGTCGGGGGTCGGCTGCTCGGGTCGGTCTGCGGTCGACTCGTCGGGCGGCATGCGTCCGAGGCTAGGCGGCCCGCCTGGACGCGCGCGTCATCCGCGCGGACGACGTCCGCGGACCCGCCGCCGATCCCCTAGCGTCGAGTGGTGCGGATGGATCGTCGTGGCGGCTCGGGCATCGCCCTCGTGCTCGCGGGCATCTGCTCGGTGCAGGCGGGCGCCTCGGTCGCGAAGCTGCTGTTCGAGCACCTGGACCCCGCCGCGGTCACGTGGCTGCGGCTCGCGTTCGCATCCCTCATCCTCCTCGTCGTCGCGCGGCCGAAGGTGCGCGCGTGGGATCGGCGCACCTGGCGCGCCGTCGTGCTGCTGGGCGTCGCCCTCGCGGGCATGAACCTCATGTTCTACGTCGCGATGGAGCGCATCCCGCTCGCGCTCGCCGTGACGCTCGAGCTGCTTGGTCCGCTCGTGCTCGCGCTCGTGCTCTCGCGCCGATGGGTCGAGGCCGCGTGGGTGCTGCTCGCCGGCTGCGGCGTGGGCATCATCGGCGCGCAGTCGCTCACGGGCGCGCTCGACGCGCTCGGCGTGCTCCTCGCGCTCGCCGCGGGCGCGTGCTGGGCGGGCTACATCCTCGCGTCCCACCGCGTCGGCGAGCTCGTGCCGGGCGTCGGCGGGCTCACGGCCGCCATGTGCATCGCCGC harbors:
- a CDS encoding ABC transporter ATP-binding protein, which codes for MPPDESTADRPEQPTPDAQPAPPATEHDAHDRRFERPAAPGQHARPPHAAGAGVAAEPRWLAPDGTPPAPMAPASTHPAAAQMPGAAPGASPRPAGIDVVDVRRAFGSVHAVRSMTFSAAPGSVTALIGPNGAGKTTLMLMLASLLAPDAGRIRVGGIDPVAEPRAARRVLGWMPDVLGTWRTLTPRTVLRMVGRLHGMPVRLARQRADELVALLDLEQLADRPSRVLSRGQQQRLGLARALVHHPSVLLLDEPAAGLDPASRLRLRGLLRDLADAGATVLVSSHDLGELDEVADASVFVEHGEVVSGERVASARGTSATWRIRSLDPAALSLAIARIGVAIDRVRVEGDATTVVVDRDEDAADLLARLVAQGVPVVHYAPTVGTIERTFLGLQGGPDAPGGPSTRGARR
- a CDS encoding EamA family transporter, which encodes MDRRGGSGIALVLAGICSVQAGASVAKLLFEHLDPAAVTWLRLAFASLILLVVARPKVRAWDRRTWRAVVLLGVALAGMNLMFYVAMERIPLALAVTLELLGPLVLALVLSRRWVEAAWVLLAGCGVGIIGAQSLTGALDALGVLLALAAGACWAGYILASHRVGELVPGVGGLTAAMCIAAVLTTPFGAVGAVTGVAAQPWLLLPALGVAILSSALAYAFELAALRRIPPRVFGVLMALEPVAAGLFALAIVGEGIGGLQMLALGIVVVAAAGVALTAAKEPTVTPDTGAIVQQ